One window from the genome of Candidatus Auribacterota bacterium encodes:
- a CDS encoding DUF47 family protein, which translates to MFWDKKEQQVKEFMKEHLEKVKECLDLFETTIALYLDGKEEEANVSSYNVHKKEHEADECRRKILAKLSEGAFLPFFREDYIGIVELVDKIANRAKTVTQTMVIEGPKIPQEMHEDIRALTNKAVITLEPLVKLFDVPLLDRSKSLAL; encoded by the coding sequence ATGTTCTGGGACAAAAAGGAGCAGCAGGTGAAGGAGTTCATGAAGGAGCATCTCGAAAAGGTCAAGGAGTGCCTCGACCTCTTCGAGACCACGATCGCGCTCTACCTGGACGGCAAGGAAGAGGAGGCCAACGTCAGCTCCTATAATGTTCATAAGAAGGAGCACGAGGCCGACGAGTGCAGGCGCAAGATTCTCGCGAAGCTTTCCGAGGGGGCATTTCTCCCCTTCTTCCGCGAGGACTACATCGGGATCGTGGAGCTGGTGGACAAGATCGCCAACAGGGCCAAGACGGTGACGCAGACGATGGTCATCGAAGGGCCGAAGATACCGCAGGAGATGCATGAGGACATCAGGGCGCTCACGAACAAAGCGGTGATCACACTGGAGCCCCTCGTGAAGCTGTTCGACGTTCCCCTCCTCGACAGGTCAAAGTCGCTCGCGCTC